The genomic segment TCCACGGCGGGTCACCTTCCGGAGATCACTCAAATTTGAGTACGGGCCCCGAGGCTAGCACGCCGGGTACTCAAACTGGAGTGTTCAGCCTCGGGAACGCAGGCGCCTCAACATGCGCGCGTCCTCGAAGCCGACCGACCGGGCCGCGTGCTCGACGGTCACACCCTGGGCGATCAGGTGCTCGGCGCGTTCGACCCGCAGGACCTGCTGGTAGCGCAACGGGGTCAGCCCGGTGACCCGGCCGAACAACCGCGTGATCGTGCGCTCGCTGCACCCCGCGGACCGCGCGAGGTCGGCCAGGCGCAGGCGCTCGGCGAACCGCTCGTCGATCAGGTCCTGGATCCGGTGCACGGCGTCGTTGAGGTGGTCGCGATGCCGGAGCATGGCGCTGGCCTGCAGTTCCTCGCCGTTGCGGCGGGCGTAGACGACCATCTCGCGGGCGATCCGCGCGGCCACGCCCGGCCCGTGGCGCACGGCGATCAGGTGCAGGGAAAGGTCGATGCCACTCGCGATCCCGGCCGAGGTGACCACCTGGCCGTCGGTCACGTAGAGCACGTCGCGCACCACCGTGGCCAGCGGATACCGGCGCGCCAGCTCTTCCTGCAACCCGTGGTGGGTGGTGCAGCGACGGCCGTCGAGCAGTCCGGCCCGGCCGAGCGCGTCGGCCC from the Amycolatopsis magusensis genome contains:
- a CDS encoding GlxA family transcriptional regulator, which produces MPGGRPPNPRTTVAFLLVPKLHLLDLAGPAQVFSSAGDLGLGYRLRYLAERPQVPTAQGIPVGAEVDWPELTRDDILLVPGWRAPELPGTGPIAAETLARIRAHHDAGGLVASVCAGADALGRAGLLDGRRCTTHHGLQEELARRYPLATVVRDVLYVTDGQVVTSAGIASGIDLSLHLIAVRHGPGVAARIAREMVVYARRNGEELQASAMLRHRDHLNDAVHRIQDLIDERFAERLRLADLARSAGCSERTITRLFGRVTGLTPLRYQQVLRVERAEHLIAQGVTVEHAARSVGFEDARMLRRLRSRG